From one Sphaeramia orbicularis chromosome 9, fSphaOr1.1, whole genome shotgun sequence genomic stretch:
- the LOC115425137 gene encoding alpha-(1,3)-fucosyltransferase 7-like, whose amino-acid sequence MSTSRFFLLLVLLSCSSCFLFYFSFLDQIVPRNAPRVLQRNISILLWHWPFGVSYRLHGNKCLELYNISRCFLTNNASALSTADVVVFHHQELSNGLSTLPLHLGRPAWQRWVWLSMEPPVNNSNLTLFNGLFNWTMSYRRDADIYIPYGKTVPGGSRPKDLAPSNRSCLVSWVVTKYENQQVRTQVYQSLKNYIPIEVYGKWTKRPLLNKKLLPTIAKCLFYLAFENSVATDYISEKLWRNSFQAGVVPVVLGPSRATYEALAPPNSFIHVADFKTVADLAAHLKHLAADRKSYEAYLQWHRTHTVQTYTDWRERLCQICVQYPSLQTSKVYQDLAGWVNK is encoded by the coding sequence ATGTCAACAAGTagattcttcctcctcctcgtcctcctcagcTGCTCCTCATGCTTCTTGTTCTATTTCAGCTTCTTGGACCAGATCGTGCCAAGAAACGCTCCTCGTGTTCTTCAGAGGAACATCAGTATCCTGCTGTGGCACTGGCCCTTCGGCGTCTCCTACAGACTCCACGGGAACAAATGCCTGGAGTTGTACAACATCAGCCGCTGTTTCCTCACCAACAACGCCTCCGCCTTGTCCACCGCCGACGTGGTCGTCTTCCACCACCAGGAGCTGAGCAACGGCCTCTCCACGCTGCCTTTGCACCTGGGTCGGCCGGCGTGGCAGCGTTGGGTGTGGCTGTCCATGGAACCGCCCGTCAACAACTCCAACCTCACCCTGTTCAACGGCCTCTTCAACTGGACCATGAGTTACAGACGCGACGCAGATATTTACATCCCGTACGGAAAGACTGTTCCAGGGGGGAGCCGTCCCAAAGACCTCGCCCCCTCGAATCGTTCGTGTCTTGTCAGTTGGGTGGTCACCAAGTATGAGAATCAGCAGGTTCGCACTCAAGTTTACCAAAGTCTGAAGAACTACATTCCCATTGAGGTTTACGGCAAGTGGACCAAGAGACCCCTGTTGAACAAGAAGCTGTTACCCACTATTGCAAAGTGTCTCTTCTACCTGGCGTTCGAGAACTCGGTGGCGACAGACTACATCAGCGAGAAGCTCTGGAGGAACTCTTTCCAAGCGGGGGTCGTACCGGTGGTCCTCGGACCCAGCAGGGCCACCTACGAAGCCCTAGCCCCGCCCAATTCTTTTATCCACGTGGCGGACTTCAAGACCGTGGCAGATCTGGCTGCACATCTGAAACACTTGGCCGCAGACAGGAAGTCGTACGAGGCCTACCTTCAATGGCACCGAACCCACACCGTCCAAACCTACACCGACTGGAGGGAAAGACTGTGCCAGATCTGTGTCCAGTATCCCAGTTTACAAACCAGTAAAGTCTATCAGGACCTGGCAGGTTGGGTTAACAAATAA